A single Thermoanaerobacterium sp. RBIITD DNA region contains:
- a CDS encoding type II secretion system F family protein: MPVYSYKVKDSDGNLITGTLELESKTVCIDNLKQKNYYILDIKEKEEKKDIFESINSSRKVKVKDIAVFCRQFATLINAGLPIVTSLATMVEQVENKKLKGALSEVYEDVQKGKGLSESMRKHPDVFPMLLFNMIEAGEVSGTLDNVLNEMADHFEKENNLSQKVKSALAYPMVVSIVAICVVIFLVTNVLPTFVGMFKNAGAQLPLPTMILLGLSDSISHYWYVYIADIALTVFLIMKALKTENGRRLYDSLALKVPIFGPLNKKVITSRFTRTLATLISSGIPLIEAMTVIEKVVGNTIVADGLKKVEEEIKRGKGLAEPLKKMGIFPPMVIQMINVGEDSGSLDSILKKTADFYDSEVDAAVSQMTTLIEPLIIVVLASVVGFIVISIVMPMFQMYNFVGQ, encoded by the coding sequence ATGCCAGTATATAGTTATAAAGTCAAGGATAGTGATGGCAATCTTATAACAGGAACACTTGAACTTGAGTCAAAAACTGTATGCATAGATAATCTAAAACAAAAGAATTATTACATATTGGACATTAAAGAAAAAGAAGAGAAAAAAGATATATTTGAAAGCATCAATTCATCTCGAAAAGTCAAAGTCAAAGACATAGCGGTATTTTGCAGACAATTTGCAACACTTATAAATGCAGGACTTCCAATAGTGACATCACTTGCTACAATGGTGGAACAGGTTGAAAATAAAAAGCTTAAAGGGGCATTATCAGAGGTTTATGAGGACGTACAAAAAGGAAAAGGACTTTCAGAATCCATGAGAAAACATCCAGATGTATTTCCAATGCTTTTATTTAACATGATAGAAGCCGGTGAAGTGAGTGGTACACTTGATAATGTCTTAAATGAGATGGCGGACCATTTTGAGAAGGAAAATAATCTAAGCCAAAAAGTAAAATCAGCTTTGGCATATCCAATGGTTGTTTCAATAGTTGCCATATGTGTCGTAATATTTTTGGTGACAAATGTCCTTCCAACATTCGTAGGTATGTTTAAAAATGCAGGCGCGCAGCTTCCGCTTCCTACAATGATACTTCTTGGCTTGAGTGATTCCATTTCACATTACTGGTATGTATACATAGCAGATATTGCTTTAACAGTATTTCTGATTATGAAAGCATTGAAAACAGAAAATGGCAGAAGGCTTTATGATAGTCTTGCACTTAAAGTACCGATATTTGGGCCATTGAATAAAAAAGTAATAACATCGAGGTTTACAAGAACACTTGCTACATTGATAAGCTCTGGCATACCTTTAATAGAAGCAATGACAGTTATTGAAAAGGTAGTAGGTAATACAATCGTTGCAGATGGTTTAAAAAAGGTGGAAGAAGAAATAAAAAGGGGAAAGGGTCTTGCAGAGCCTTTAAAAAAGATGGGTATATTTCCGCCAATGGTCATTCAAATGATCAACGTGGGAGAAGATTCAGGCTCCCTTGATAGTATACTAAAAAAGACAGCAGATTTTTATGACAGCGAAGTAGATGCAGCAGTATCACAGATGACCACGTTGATAGAGCCCTTGATAATAGTAGTATTAGCGTCGGTAGTTGGATTTATAGTGATATCTATTGTTATGCCGATGTTCCAGATGTACAACTTCGTAGGGCAGTAA
- a CDS encoding prepilin-type N-terminal cleavage/methylation domain-containing protein gives MAWFVKTLNKDEKGFTLVELIVVIAILGILAAIAVPRITGSISTARKNADIANAQIIGQAAERYMAEKGVNEVPNNNINQLVVDGYLNKVPKTSANGDFTLITSNGQATVKIGETEYYPTPPSN, from the coding sequence ATGGCATGGTTCGTAAAGACATTAAATAAAGATGAAAAAGGTTTTACATTGGTGGAATTAATAGTAGTAATAGCAATACTTGGTATTTTGGCAGCTATTGCAGTACCAAGGATTACAGGTTCAATTTCCACCGCAAGAAAAAATGCTGATATAGCAAATGCCCAAATTATAGGACAGGCAGCCGAGAGATATATGGCAGAAAAGGGAGTTAATGAAGTTCCAAATAATAATATAAATCAATTAGTAGTAGATGGGTATTTAAATAAAGTTCCTAAAACATCAGCAAATGGAGACTTTACACTCATTACATCTAATGGACAAGCAACTGTTAAAATTGGTGAGACGGAGTATTATCCAACACCGCCATCTAATTAA
- a CDS encoding A24 family peptidase, with protein sequence MMYLQYILVFIFGTIIGSFLNVVIYRIPRKESIVYPPSHCTKCGHKLKPVDLFPVLSYILLKGRCRHCGEKISIRYPAVEFLTGFIFFIIFYHFGLSIKALSYIFLSAVLVAITFIDIEHKIIPNKIILTGLIGGIIFRVLLYNYGILDYVIGFALGGGILLLISIISGGGMGGGDIKLMALIGLFVGWKLTLTTLFIAVLLGAIGGIILIILKVKTRKDYIPFGPYISMACLISILYGYDLLNLYIGYIRG encoded by the coding sequence ATCATGTATTTACAATACATACTCGTATTTATATTCGGCACAATAATCGGCAGTTTCTTGAATGTGGTCATATACCGTATACCACGTAAAGAATCCATAGTTTATCCTCCATCACATTGTACAAAGTGCGGGCATAAGTTAAAACCTGTTGATTTATTTCCTGTTTTAAGTTATATTTTACTTAAAGGAAGATGTAGGCACTGCGGCGAAAAAATATCAATTCGGTATCCTGCTGTAGAATTTTTAACCGGATTCATATTTTTTATTATATTTTATCATTTCGGTCTTAGCATAAAAGCGTTGTCATATATATTTTTATCGGCTGTTTTAGTTGCAATAACCTTTATTGATATAGAGCATAAAATAATACCGAATAAGATAATTTTAACAGGGCTTATTGGTGGTATTATATTTAGAGTTTTATTGTACAATTATGGTATATTAGACTACGTCATTGGTTTTGCACTCGGTGGAGGCATACTTCTCCTTATATCTATTATTTCTGGCGGTGGTATGGGTGGTGGTGATATAAAGCTTATGGCTTTGATCGGTCTATTTGTAGGTTGGAAACTCACACTAACAACATTATTTATAGCCGTACTTTTAGGTGCAATAGGCGGAATTATCTTAATTATCCTTAAGGTTAAGACACGTAAGGACTATATACCGTTTGGACCATATATAAGTATGGCATGTCTTATATCAATATTATATGGATATGATTTATTGAATCTATACATAGGATACATTAGAGGGTAA
- a CDS encoding prepilin-type N-terminal cleavage/methylation domain-containing protein, producing the protein MRTNDKGLTLIELITVLSILAVTVLITLPTTNFFKAKISHFRLNMIANELINDIRYVQQKNIYENEKLYLSIQTDHSGYYINKPGTMSKRIKTKILPDGITIYSNNSMDISFSDQGAPISGGCTIYLYNSNKKIEITILPATGRVMIKGNY; encoded by the coding sequence ATGAGAACTAATGATAAAGGATTAACATTAATCGAGTTAATCACGGTATTATCCATATTAGCAGTGACTGTACTAATAACATTGCCAACAACAAATTTTTTTAAGGCAAAGATATCTCACTTTAGACTTAATATGATTGCAAATGAATTAATAAATGACATAAGGTATGTACAACAAAAAAACATATATGAGAATGAGAAGCTATATTTATCAATACAGACTGACCATAGTGGCTATTACATAAACAAACCAGGAACTATGAGTAAAAGGATAAAAACTAAAATTTTACCGGATGGTATTACAATTTATAGCAATAATTCTATGGATATATCATTTTCCGACCAAGGTGCTCCAATATCCGGTGGATGCACAATTTATTTATATAATTCGAATAAAAAGATAGAGATAACCATATTACCAGCTACAGGCAGAGTCATGATTAAAGGGAATTATTGA
- a CDS encoding prepilin-type N-terminal cleavage/methylation domain-containing protein — MKYLKNTQGMTLIEVLVAIALFAIAAVPLLGVFHQSVITNADSKIRTQEATIAQSIAEDIKAQQLTGDALANFISQLIENKNKELLNKGLIINKLNTNDDTIGNLRKYIIQVSKINSNINYTLTFLGPMTNINWTVPNIDFNNVPPIDYDKITDLAKIVWWGFLFAVFVAVWKIGLLDAFKIIFSTIFYDWFNGLKDLYSIAEDTIVKIKAEKGIELKIPKALQFWDPNYEWWWFFIPWNW; from the coding sequence ATGAAATATCTAAAAAATACACAAGGCATGACATTAATAGAAGTTTTAGTCGCAATAGCATTATTTGCAATAGCAGCGGTACCATTGTTGGGGGTATTTCATCAATCTGTTATAACAAATGCAGATTCAAAAATTAGAACACAAGAAGCTACTATTGCACAAAGTATTGCGGAAGATATTAAAGCGCAACAATTAACAGGCGATGCATTAGCGAATTTTATAAGCCAATTGATAGAAAATAAAAATAAAGAATTATTAAATAAAGGTTTAATTATTAATAAATTAAATACTAATGATGATACAATTGGAAATTTAAGAAAATACATTATACAAGTATCGAAAATAAATTCAAATATAAATTATACTTTAACATTTTTAGGTCCTATGACAAATATAAATTGGACCGTTCCTAATATTGATTTTAATAATGTGCCACCAATAGATTATGATAAAATAACGGATCTTGCAAAAATTGTTTGGTGGGGTTTTCTTTTTGCAGTATTTGTGGCTGTATGGAAAATTGGCCTATTAGATGCATTTAAAATAATTTTTTCAACTATATTTTATGATTGGTTCAATGGATTGAAAGATCTTTATTCTATAGCAGAAGATACAATCGTAAAAATAAAAGCTGAAAAGGGAATAGAGCTAAAAATACCTAAAGCATTACAATTCTGGGATCCTAATTATGAGTGGTGGTGGTTTTTTATACCATGGAATTGGTGA
- a CDS encoding prepilin-type N-terminal cleavage/methylation domain-containing protein has product MELVKINKGYTLIELLVTLAIIGIVLSIYSTLYYSSYKSYVSTQKNIDIEQNVRYAMTYITNQINQNSNGIILSNFDNNIAHSITVINEDGNIKFSFNNNIIYREKNGIKNQLAIDIYIFNIKVITDKMINIEIGGKKDDGTGEFTLSTDIFLRKGNINVQQ; this is encoded by the coding sequence ATGGAATTGGTGAAAATCAATAAAGGATATACATTAATAGAGTTATTAGTCACATTAGCAATAATTGGTATTGTTTTATCAATTTATTCAACATTATATTATTCAAGCTATAAATCATATGTCAGCACACAAAAAAATATCGACATTGAACAAAATGTTAGATATGCTATGACATATATAACGAATCAGATCAATCAAAATAGTAATGGCATTATATTGAGTAATTTTGATAATAATATTGCCCATTCAATTACCGTTATTAATGAGGACGGCAATATAAAGTTTTCTTTTAATAATAATATAATCTATCGTGAAAAAAATGGTATTAAAAATCAATTAGCAATAGATATATATATATTTAATATTAAAGTAATAACTGATAAGATGATCAATATAGAGATAGGTGGCAAAAAAGATGATGGAACAGGAGAATTTACTTTATCAACAGATATTTTTTTAAGAAAGGGTAATATAAATGTACAACAATAA
- a CDS encoding PilX N-terminal domain-containing pilus assembly protein — protein MYNNKGSALIFTLMVLLVLSVLGVTVLEISLYEYKASYAYGNNISVNYSAEAGLDIAKGIFSQQMMTDLNNLMNSVAKTIIATYKQVNKNVDPNVLYQGIYQAVKSYLEQTVFPQYIKLYTLNGNNMTAKINSITIIPPYYQYKDNEPSYPYFYIKVESTGTYGKLTRYGHATLILDLNKSGNPLSIQSWTIDNIPPSN, from the coding sequence ATGTACAACAATAAAGGATCTGCACTTATATTTACATTAATGGTATTATTAGTATTGTCTGTTTTAGGAGTAACAGTTTTAGAGATATCATTATATGAGTATAAAGCATCATATGCATATGGCAATAATATTTCAGTTAATTATTCAGCTGAAGCGGGTCTTGATATTGCAAAAGGCATTTTTAGCCAGCAAATGATGACAGATTTAAATAATTTAATGAATAGTGTAGCTAAAACTATTATAGCTACATATAAACAAGTAAATAAAAATGTAGATCCTAATGTATTATATCAAGGTATTTATCAAGCTGTAAAGAGCTACCTTGAGCAAACTGTTTTTCCTCAATATATAAAGTTATATACACTTAATGGTAATAATATGACAGCAAAGATTAACAGTATAACTATCATACCGCCATATTATCAATATAAAGATAATGAACCATCATATCCTTATTTCTACATCAAAGTGGAATCTACGGGTACCTACGGTAAACTTACAAGATACGGCCATGCCACTTTAATTCTTGACTTAAATAAATCTGGCAACCCATTGTCAATTCAAAGTTGGACAATTGACAATATACCACCATCAAATTAA
- a CDS encoding late competence development ComFB family protein has translation MELKNYMEEAVKDIIDNVLKDLDVCKCEKCKLDIMALTLNSLPSKYYVTEKGELYNKVNELKQQFEVDIISKITKAAYFVNEHKRHGEDQI, from the coding sequence ATGGAATTAAAAAATTATATGGAAGAAGCGGTAAAGGATATTATTGACAATGTATTAAAGGATCTGGATGTGTGTAAATGTGAAAAGTGCAAACTTGATATAATGGCATTGACACTTAACAGTTTGCCATCCAAATATTATGTAACAGAAAAAGGTGAATTATATAATAAAGTTAATGAGCTAAAACAGCAATTTGAAGTGGACATTATAAGCAAGATTACAAAGGCAGCATATTTTGTGAATGAACACAAGCGTCATGGAGAGGATCAAATATGA
- the pilM gene encoding type IV pilus assembly protein PilM, producing the protein MIGFDIGSFYTKIGSFDKKNTKLNNMIIERTPHNCIENGYIKDINLLFQFLNEILKKNFLKEKKLFFCVSSTDIIIREIIMPMMKDDELKSALKYEIDQYIPNSDEYIIDYKQIDNDEDSKKTKVMIVAAPKNMISEYVKLTDMLKMRIEVIDVYSNCIYKSVNKLCKLKGSVSIVNIGAAYTDITLLNEGKYAFSRIVQFGGNDITEIIANMYNIDFSSAEEYKRTKPFLIDDEQYSDLKEHVKEHLNSKLNEISRIFDFFESSYHKSLNGIQLIGGTSKLIGLGKYIENYFKVPVITYDSDDYVYFLPVLGSLIRGE; encoded by the coding sequence ATGATCGGATTTGACATAGGCAGCTTTTACACCAAGATAGGTAGTTTTGATAAAAAAAATACAAAATTAAATAATATGATTATCGAAAGGACGCCTCATAATTGTATTGAAAATGGATATATAAAAGATATTAATCTACTTTTTCAATTTTTAAATGAAATTTTGAAGAAGAATTTTCTTAAAGAAAAGAAGTTATTTTTTTGTGTTTCAAGTACGGATATCATAATAAGAGAAATTATAATGCCGATGATGAAAGATGATGAATTAAAAAGCGCTTTAAAATATGAAATTGATCAGTATATACCCAATTCAGATGAATACATTATCGATTATAAGCAAATTGATAATGATGAAGATAGTAAAAAAACAAAAGTCATGATTGTGGCAGCGCCCAAAAATATGATATCTGAATATGTGAAGTTGACAGATATGTTGAAAATGCGTATAGAAGTAATAGATGTATACAGCAACTGTATTTATAAGTCAGTAAATAAATTATGTAAACTTAAAGGCAGTGTTTCGATTGTGAATATAGGTGCTGCGTACACAGATATTACGTTACTAAATGAAGGAAAGTATGCTTTCAGCAGGATAGTACAATTTGGTGGCAATGATATAACTGAGATAATTGCAAATATGTACAATATAGATTTTAGTTCTGCAGAAGAGTATAAAAGGACAAAACCTTTTTTAATAGATGATGAACAGTATAGCGATTTAAAAGAACATGTTAAGGAGCATTTAAATAGCAAGCTAAATGAGATATCAAGGATTTTTGATTTTTTTGAATCATCATATCATAAAAGCTTAAATGGGATACAATTAATAGGCGGAACTTCAAAACTTATTGGACTCGGCAAATATATTGAAAATTATTTTAAAGTACCTGTTATAACATATGATAGTGATGACTATGTTTATTTTTTGCCTGTTCTTGGCTCTTTGATTAGAGGTGAATAA
- a CDS encoding PilN domain-containing protein, translating into MKDINLIPEEIKTREYNKKKKIRNLVNGVIILCIFSAIIFLPQIYIQKLNHDKSVFNNKLSQLKEKTDIELKVQNRIKYLADKEALIKVLNKNKFDMTKILDDISVNIPDKVSITDLKFSNNVIEITGNTYMNKFLSDFMQNLRKLNYVDDINLVSAKKSDNGLIKYTLQIKLKVV; encoded by the coding sequence ATGAAGGATATAAATCTTATACCAGAAGAAATCAAAACGAGGGAATACAATAAAAAGAAGAAAATAAGGAATCTTGTAAATGGTGTCATAATATTATGTATTTTTTCAGCAATTATTTTTTTGCCGCAAATTTACATACAGAAACTTAATCACGATAAATCAGTTTTTAATAATAAACTTAGTCAGTTAAAAGAAAAAACTGATATTGAGTTAAAAGTACAAAACCGTATAAAATATTTAGCCGATAAGGAAGCACTTATAAAGGTTCTTAACAAAAATAAATTTGACATGACAAAAATATTGGATGACATATCAGTAAATATTCCTGATAAAGTTTCTATTACTGATTTGAAATTTAGCAACAATGTAATTGAAATAACCGGCAATACATATATGAATAAATTTTTATCAGATTTTATGCAAAATTTAAGAAAACTTAATTATGTTGATGACATAAACTTAGTATCGGCAAAAAAATCTGATAACGGGCTTATAAAATATACTTTGCAGATTAAACTTAAGGTGGTATAA